In Oryzihumus leptocrescens, the following are encoded in one genomic region:
- a CDS encoding glycosyltransferase, with the protein MSQQPLTILFMPESAYGPTNNCIGIGDVLRRRGHRVVFAAEASWKGRLAPLGFEEELVELSPPAEGEGQADGAQDAGRFWKDFIHETAPEFRKPTIEQLETFIRPTFQALIDGAVYCQPRLRQIVAQVRPDVVVEDNVVSFPALLTSGAPYVRIMSCNPLEVRGPQVPPTFSGLPSGERGEWDAFRREYERTHRPLWDSFNAWVQEQGAPALPDLDFVHTSEDLNLYVYPEAVDYPREMAPTWHRLESSVRATESGLELPDVVTDRPEGSALVYLSLGSLGSADVELMKRLVDVLSRTPHRYIVSTGPCHREYELAGNMWGQEFLPQTKILPLVDLVLTHGGNNTTVEALHFGKPMVVLPLFWDQYDNAQRMAETGFGVRLDTYTFTEEEMRSAIDRLLGDAPLRARLARVSAQIRSRDGVSRAADLIEALAHSRQRLP; encoded by the coding sequence ATGAGCCAGCAGCCGCTCACGATCCTGTTCATGCCCGAGTCGGCGTACGGACCGACCAACAACTGCATCGGCATCGGCGACGTGCTCCGCAGGCGGGGGCACCGGGTGGTCTTCGCGGCCGAGGCCTCGTGGAAGGGGCGGCTGGCCCCGCTGGGCTTCGAGGAGGAGCTCGTCGAGCTGTCGCCGCCCGCTGAGGGCGAGGGACAGGCCGACGGGGCGCAGGACGCCGGCCGGTTCTGGAAGGACTTCATCCACGAGACCGCGCCGGAGTTCCGCAAGCCCACGATCGAGCAGCTCGAGACCTTCATCAGGCCGACGTTCCAGGCGCTCATCGACGGTGCCGTCTACTGCCAGCCGAGGCTGAGGCAGATCGTCGCGCAGGTGCGGCCGGATGTCGTCGTCGAGGACAACGTCGTCAGCTTCCCCGCGCTCCTCACGAGTGGCGCGCCATACGTGCGGATCATGTCCTGTAACCCGCTGGAGGTGCGCGGCCCGCAGGTCCCACCGACGTTCTCCGGCCTGCCCTCCGGCGAGCGTGGCGAGTGGGACGCGTTCCGCAGGGAGTACGAGCGGACGCACCGCCCCCTGTGGGACTCGTTCAACGCGTGGGTCCAGGAGCAGGGGGCCCCCGCGCTGCCGGACCTCGACTTCGTGCACACCTCGGAGGACCTCAACCTGTACGTCTACCCCGAGGCCGTGGACTACCCGCGGGAGATGGCCCCCACGTGGCACCGCCTGGAGTCGAGCGTCCGCGCGACCGAGTCAGGGCTCGAGCTCCCCGACGTGGTCACGGACCGGCCGGAGGGATCAGCCCTGGTGTACCTGTCGCTGGGGTCGCTGGGCAGCGCCGACGTCGAGCTGATGAAGCGCCTCGTCGACGTCCTCTCCCGGACGCCGCATCGCTACATCGTCTCGACGGGGCCGTGCCACCGGGAGTACGAGCTCGCGGGGAACATGTGGGGGCAGGAGTTCCTGCCGCAGACGAAGATCCTGCCCCTCGTCGACCTGGTGCTCACCCACGGCGGCAACAACACCACGGTGGAGGCGCTGCACTTCGGCAAGCCGATGGTGGTCCTGCCGCTGTTCTGGGACCAGTACGACAACGCCCAGCGGATGGCGGAGACCGGGTTCGGCGTGCGGCTGGACACCTACACGTTCACCGAGGAGGAGATGCGCTCCGCGATCGACCGCCTCCTGGGTGATGCGCCGCTGCGCGCCCGGCTGGCCCGGGTGTCAGCGCAGATCCGCTCCCGCGACGGGGTCAGCCGAGCCGCGGACCTCATCGAGGCCCTGGCCCACAGCCGGCAGCGTCTGCCGTGA
- the msrB gene encoding peptide-methionine (R)-S-oxide reductase MsrB, with protein MTDERTYPVARTEEEWRAELSPAEYQVLRQAGTERPWTGEYTDTKTQGVYSCRACGAELFRSDTKFDSHCGWPSFYAPLAEDRVQYIEDSSLGMKRVEVRCASCGSHLGHVFEGEGYDVPTDQRYCINSISLRLEPTEG; from the coding sequence ATGACCGACGAGCGCACCTACCCCGTAGCCCGGACCGAGGAGGAGTGGCGCGCCGAGCTCAGCCCCGCGGAGTACCAGGTGCTGCGCCAGGCCGGCACAGAGCGGCCGTGGACCGGCGAGTACACCGACACCAAGACCCAAGGCGTCTACTCCTGTCGCGCCTGCGGCGCGGAGCTGTTCCGCAGCGACACCAAGTTCGACAGCCACTGCGGGTGGCCGTCGTTCTACGCTCCCCTGGCCGAGGACCGGGTGCAGTACATCGAGGACAGCAGCCTGGGCATGAAGCGGGTCGAGGTCCGCTGCGCAAGCTGTGGCTCCCACCTTGGCCACGTCTTCGAGGGCGAGGGCTACGACGTGCCGACTGACCAGCGGTACTGCATCAACTCGATCAGCCTGCGCCTCGAGCCCACCGAGGGCTGA
- a CDS encoding efflux RND transporter permease subunit, giving the protein MTSPGRGGLMRRIVSGSLRFRYIVVAAAVAMMTVGISSLSSMRVDVFPEFAPPRVVIQTACLGLSTSDVEQLVAVPLEQALYGLQGLDDLRSKSVPQLNSIELVFKPDTDLFRDRELVQERLATVIPNLPTWAAPPVMLAPVSATGRAMQVGMTSKSHSLIEMSMMAYWTIRARLLQVPGVANVAIWNERLQLMTVQVDPPKLADHDVTLDQVMQVTSDAVDSGLLKFSSGAVIGTGGSLETPNQRLGVRNVLPITTAADMAQVPVRATGKSPVKLGDVATVEETNQPLFGDAIINDTPGILLVVEKLPWANTLQMTQGVEDALKQLQPGLPDIQFKTTIFQQANFIKLAISNLTQALVLGFLLVVVILGLFLFEWRVALISLITIPLSLVATMYVLYLRGDTVNTMTLAGIVIALGAVVDDAIIDVENIVRRLRQNRRAGTGRSTASIILDASLEVRSPIVYATLIIVAASVPVFLLQGLTGAFFRPLAWSYTLAILASMVVALTVTPALTLLLLRKAPIERRESPVVKVLQRGYTWLLARVVRRPRPVYAAFGVLTIAAAVIVPHLGSSLFPAFKERDLLMHWVTTPGTSDAEMARSTAQVSKELRAIPGVRSFGAHIGQALLGEEVAGVNLGENWISLDPSVDYEATLDKVNAVAEQHPGLFREVQTYLDERIQEVLTGGKEPIIVRVFGENLDVLRSKAAQIQKLVAAVPGTVDAHVDISSDVPQIEVTVNLAKAQRYGIKPGDVRRAASTMVAGEEVGDIFRAGKAYDTVVWSTPSSRNSVTAIQNLTLDSSSGQRVRLKDVADVAVRPNPNSIDREGGSRRLDVGASFEGGDLGSIVQQIQAKVNTVSFPEGYHAEVIGEYEERQSAQRTLFGSAALAVFAILMLLQASFGRWRLAFLILATLPMALVGGVLSAWFTGGVISLGSLVGFFTVFGIAARNGILLINHFQTLERDEGEPVGPGLVLRGARERLSPILMTTLATGLALVPLVVLGDRPGHEIEHPLAIVVLGGLVTSTLLNLLVVPSLYLRSRMRELRRTEAASTT; this is encoded by the coding sequence ATGACCTCCCCGGGGCGCGGCGGGCTGATGCGCCGCATCGTCAGCGGCAGCCTGCGGTTCCGGTACATCGTCGTCGCGGCGGCGGTCGCGATGATGACCGTGGGCATCTCGTCGTTGTCCTCGATGCGGGTGGACGTCTTCCCGGAGTTCGCCCCGCCCCGGGTGGTCATCCAGACCGCCTGCCTGGGCCTGTCGACCTCGGACGTCGAGCAGCTCGTCGCCGTCCCCCTGGAGCAGGCGCTCTACGGGCTGCAGGGGCTGGACGACCTACGCTCGAAGTCCGTCCCGCAGCTGAACTCCATCGAGCTCGTCTTCAAGCCGGACACCGACCTGTTCCGTGACCGGGAGCTGGTCCAGGAGCGGCTGGCCACGGTGATCCCCAACCTGCCCACCTGGGCGGCCCCGCCGGTGATGCTGGCGCCGGTCTCCGCCACCGGCCGGGCGATGCAGGTCGGCATGACGAGCAAGAGCCACTCGCTCATCGAGATGTCGATGATGGCGTACTGGACCATCCGTGCCCGGCTGCTGCAGGTGCCTGGCGTGGCCAACGTGGCCATCTGGAACGAGCGGCTGCAGCTGATGACCGTCCAGGTCGACCCGCCGAAGCTGGCGGACCACGACGTGACCCTGGACCAGGTCATGCAGGTCACCTCGGACGCGGTCGACTCGGGGCTGCTGAAGTTCTCCAGCGGTGCGGTCATCGGCACCGGGGGCAGCCTCGAGACGCCGAACCAGCGGCTGGGCGTGCGCAACGTCCTGCCGATCACGACCGCCGCGGACATGGCCCAGGTGCCGGTCCGGGCGACCGGGAAGAGCCCGGTGAAGCTCGGTGACGTCGCCACGGTCGAGGAGACGAACCAGCCGCTCTTCGGTGACGCGATCATCAACGACACCCCGGGGATCCTCCTCGTCGTGGAGAAGCTGCCCTGGGCCAACACCCTGCAGATGACCCAGGGCGTCGAGGACGCGCTCAAGCAGCTCCAGCCGGGCCTGCCCGACATCCAGTTCAAGACGACGATCTTCCAGCAGGCCAACTTCATCAAGCTGGCCATCTCCAACCTCACGCAGGCCCTGGTCCTGGGCTTCCTGCTCGTCGTGGTGATCCTGGGCCTGTTCCTGTTCGAGTGGCGGGTGGCCCTGATCAGCCTCATCACCATCCCGCTGTCGCTGGTCGCGACGATGTACGTGCTCTACCTCCGGGGCGACACGGTCAACACGATGACGCTCGCCGGCATCGTCATAGCCCTGGGCGCGGTCGTGGACGACGCGATCATCGACGTGGAGAACATCGTCAGACGCCTGAGGCAGAACCGCCGGGCCGGCACCGGCCGGTCGACCGCGTCGATCATCCTCGACGCCTCCCTGGAGGTCAGGAGCCCCATCGTCTACGCCACGTTGATCATCGTCGCGGCGAGCGTGCCGGTCTTCCTGCTGCAGGGCCTGACCGGGGCGTTCTTCCGGCCCCTGGCGTGGTCCTACACGCTCGCGATCCTGGCTTCGATGGTCGTGGCCCTGACGGTCACGCCGGCCCTGACGCTGCTCCTCCTGCGCAAGGCCCCCATCGAGCGGCGCGAGTCTCCCGTCGTCAAGGTCCTGCAGCGCGGCTACACCTGGTTGCTGGCCCGGGTGGTCCGTCGACCGCGCCCGGTCTACGCCGCCTTCGGCGTGCTCACCATCGCCGCCGCCGTCATCGTGCCCCACCTGGGGTCGTCGCTCTTCCCCGCGTTCAAGGAGCGCGACCTGCTCATGCACTGGGTGACCACCCCGGGCACCTCCGACGCGGAGATGGCGCGCTCCACCGCGCAGGTCAGCAAGGAGCTGCGCGCGATACCGGGGGTGCGGTCGTTCGGCGCGCACATCGGCCAGGCACTGCTCGGGGAGGAGGTGGCCGGGGTCAACCTCGGCGAGAACTGGATCAGCCTCGACCCGTCCGTGGACTACGAGGCGACCCTCGACAAGGTCAACGCCGTGGCCGAGCAGCACCCCGGCCTGTTCCGCGAGGTGCAGACCTACCTCGACGAGCGCATCCAGGAGGTCCTGACCGGCGGCAAGGAGCCGATCATCGTCCGGGTCTTCGGGGAGAACCTCGACGTGCTGCGGTCCAAGGCCGCGCAGATCCAGAAGCTCGTCGCCGCCGTCCCGGGCACGGTCGACGCGCACGTGGACATCTCCTCCGACGTGCCCCAGATCGAGGTCACGGTGAACCTCGCCAAGGCCCAGCGCTACGGGATCAAACCCGGTGACGTGCGCCGCGCGGCCTCGACCATGGTGGCGGGCGAGGAGGTCGGTGACATCTTCCGCGCGGGCAAGGCGTACGACACGGTCGTCTGGAGCACGCCGAGCAGCCGGAACAGCGTCACCGCCATCCAGAACCTCACGCTCGACAGCTCCTCGGGACAGCGGGTGCGCCTCAAGGACGTCGCGGACGTGGCGGTCCGGCCGAACCCCAACAGCATCGACCGCGAGGGCGGCTCCCGGCGGCTGGACGTCGGCGCCAGCTTCGAGGGCGGCGACCTCGGCTCGATCGTGCAGCAGATCCAGGCCAAGGTGAACACGGTCAGCTTCCCGGAGGGCTACCACGCCGAGGTGATCGGTGAGTACGAGGAGCGGCAGTCGGCCCAGCGCACGCTGTTCGGCTCCGCGGCCCTGGCCGTCTTCGCCATCCTCATGCTGCTGCAGGCCTCGTTCGGCCGCTGGAGGCTGGCCTTCCTCATCCTCGCCACGCTGCCGATGGCCCTCGTCGGTGGGGTGCTCTCGGCCTGGTTCACCGGCGGGGTCATCTCGCTCGGGTCACTGGTCGGCTTCTTCACCGTCTTCGGCATCGCGGCCCGCAACGGCATCCTGCTCATCAACCACTTCCAGACCCTGGAGCGGGACGAGGGCGAACCGGTCGGCCCGGGCCTGGTCCTGCGCGGGGCACGCGAGCGGCTCTCGCCGATCCTCATGACCACCCTGGCCACGGGGCTGGCCCTGGTGCCCCTCGTGGTCCTGGGCGACCGGCCCGGTCACGAGATCGAGCACCCGCTGGCCATCGTCGTCCTGGGTGGCCTCGTCACCTCGACCCTGCTCAACCTGCTGGTCGTGCCCTCGCTGTACCTGCGGTCCCGGATGCGGGAGCTCCGTCGCACAGAAGCGGCCAGCACCACCTGA
- the ligD gene encoding non-homologous end-joining DNA ligase, producing MSAATVLEVPGPDGATRQVRVSSPDRVMWPAVGVTKLELAEYVVAIGDGLLRAVGDRPVTLQRYPDGIEGEAFYSKNPPRGVPEWTRTVTCTYPSGRRHPQLVVDEVATAVWAVQMNTVTFHPWPVRAADNDNPDELRIDLDPQPGRGFRDAVEAAQALRELLLELGLTPWVKTSGNRGVHVHARVRPTHEFLDVRHGVIGVARELERRLPDLVTTAWWKEERGERVFVDFNQACRDRTIASAYSPRPLPGAPVSMPVTWEALPDVAPGDFTVRTAPTIVASDGDAWAGIDAAVGEVSAAIALWDKDVHERGLGEMPFPPDYPKMPGEPMRVQPSRARKVDQADA from the coding sequence ATGAGCGCGGCGACGGTCCTCGAGGTGCCCGGCCCCGACGGGGCGACCCGGCAGGTCCGGGTGTCCAGTCCGGACCGCGTGATGTGGCCCGCCGTCGGGGTGACCAAGCTGGAGCTGGCGGAGTACGTCGTCGCCATCGGGGACGGACTGCTGCGTGCGGTCGGGGACCGGCCGGTGACGCTGCAGCGCTACCCCGACGGCATCGAGGGGGAGGCGTTCTACTCCAAGAACCCGCCGCGCGGCGTGCCGGAGTGGACCCGGACGGTGACGTGCACCTACCCCTCGGGGCGCCGGCACCCGCAGCTGGTCGTCGATGAGGTCGCGACCGCCGTCTGGGCCGTGCAGATGAACACCGTGACCTTCCACCCGTGGCCGGTGCGTGCGGCGGACAACGACAACCCCGACGAGCTGCGCATCGACCTCGACCCGCAGCCCGGGAGGGGCTTCCGTGACGCCGTCGAGGCCGCACAGGCCCTGCGCGAGCTGCTGCTGGAGCTGGGCCTGACGCCGTGGGTGAAGACGTCGGGCAACCGTGGAGTGCACGTCCATGCCCGGGTGCGCCCGACGCACGAGTTCCTCGACGTGCGGCACGGCGTCATCGGCGTGGCCCGCGAGCTCGAGCGCCGGCTGCCGGACCTGGTCACCACGGCGTGGTGGAAGGAGGAGCGTGGCGAGCGGGTCTTCGTCGACTTCAACCAGGCGTGCCGGGACCGCACCATCGCCTCGGCGTACAGCCCCCGCCCGCTGCCGGGCGCGCCGGTGTCCATGCCGGTGACCTGGGAGGCGCTGCCCGACGTGGCCCCCGGCGACTTCACGGTCCGCACGGCCCCGACGATCGTCGCCAGCGACGGCGACGCGTGGGCGGGCATCGACGCGGCGGTCGGTGAGGTCTCCGCGGCGATCGCGTTGTGGGACAAGGACGTCCACGAGCGGGGGCTTGGCGAGATGCCGTTCCCGCCGGACTACCCCAAGATGCCCGGCGAGCCGATGCGGGTGCAGCCCTCCCGGGCCCGCAAGGTCGACCAGGCCGACGCCTGA
- a CDS encoding HNH endonuclease signature motif containing protein, protein MDFQDLKDACGSGTVLGNGSALGNGTLLGPETVRRIACDAAVIPVVLGSQGEVLDLGRTRRLFTPAQLKHLWLRDGGCTIPGCNAPPWWCDGHHVTHWANGGATDVSNAALLCGRHHTIVHQRGWTATRHRDRGHLAHLRPPPSTRPERAGPAACPGGRSRTGRAGHLAGVRRRTQPAARCPGATGLWPVAWLVIVGRQSDRGASSGPHERRRGGWHCTVHPRDRTR, encoded by the coding sequence ATGGACTTCCAGGACCTCAAGGACGCCTGCGGGTCCGGGACGGTGCTGGGCAACGGCAGCGCGCTGGGCAATGGCACGCTGCTGGGCCCGGAGACGGTGCGGAGGATCGCCTGCGACGCGGCGGTCATCCCCGTCGTCCTCGGCAGCCAGGGCGAGGTCCTCGACCTCGGCCGCACAAGAAGGCTTTTCACCCCGGCCCAGCTGAAGCACCTGTGGTTACGCGACGGCGGCTGCACCATCCCGGGCTGCAACGCGCCGCCGTGGTGGTGCGACGGTCACCACGTCACCCACTGGGCCAACGGCGGGGCCACCGACGTGTCCAACGCGGCCCTGTTGTGCGGGCGGCACCACACGATCGTGCACCAGCGCGGCTGGACCGCGACCCGTCACCGCGACCGGGGTCACCTGGCACACCTGAGGCCCCCGCCCAGCACCCGGCCCGAGCGGGCCGGGCCGGCGGCATGCCCAGGTGGACGCAGCCGCACGGGGCGTGCGGGTCATCTCGCGGGGGTGCGCCGCCGGACCCAACCTGCTGCCCGGTGTCCGGGTGCCACTGGTCTGTGGCCGGTGGCATGGCTGGTTATCGTCGGGCGGCAATCGGACCGAGGAGCATCGAGTGGACCGCACGAGCGTCGTCGAGGTGGGTGGCATTGCACAGTTCATCCGAGAGATAGGACCAGATGA
- a CDS encoding DUF222 domain-containing protein produces the protein MSFADRFAVVDAAAEALTRLDQVVHQCQGSDLGPAMGRLDVLRRLVEAAQVSVLAEGLERGEVASSTCATAAGWVLEWAPSYRAGGAGDLVKVAQACIGMPVGARAAHVLDHGSVRRLRSCVLAGRVGVRCAAVALTEMHKLGPRLTPAALPTVWEGFLQVAGEAGPREVRGLRERIIATYGRQGEFQVRQDRLRHGVSLSAGRADDGMVEYQLRLDPEGASVLEAAIGPLSAPNPVDGLSDLRPSDQRRGDALVEACRRSTAAGVRRRRRPRHRSS, from the coding sequence GTGTCGTTCGCGGACCGGTTCGCCGTGGTGGATGCGGCGGCGGAGGCGTTGACCCGGCTGGACCAGGTGGTGCACCAGTGCCAGGGGTCGGACCTGGGCCCGGCGATGGGTCGGCTGGATGTGTTGCGGCGGTTGGTGGAGGCGGCCCAGGTCTCGGTGCTGGCCGAGGGCCTGGAGCGGGGCGAGGTGGCCTCCTCGACATGTGCGACGGCGGCGGGGTGGGTGTTGGAGTGGGCGCCGTCCTACCGGGCCGGTGGCGCGGGTGACCTGGTCAAGGTCGCGCAGGCGTGCATCGGGATGCCGGTGGGGGCGCGGGCGGCGCACGTCCTGGACCACGGGTCGGTGCGGCGGCTGCGCTCGTGCGTGCTGGCCGGCCGGGTCGGGGTGCGCTGCGCGGCGGTCGCGCTGACCGAGATGCACAAGCTCGGCCCGCGGCTGACCCCGGCGGCGCTGCCCACGGTCTGGGAGGGGTTCCTGCAGGTCGCCGGGGAGGCGGGCCCGCGGGAGGTGCGGGGTTTGCGGGAGCGGATCATCGCCACCTACGGGCGCCAGGGCGAGTTCCAGGTCCGCCAGGACCGGCTCAGGCACGGGGTGTCGTTGTCGGCGGGGCGGGCCGATGACGGGATGGTGGAGTACCAGCTGCGCCTGGACCCCGAGGGGGCGAGCGTGTTGGAGGCCGCGATCGGTCCGTTGTCCGCGCCGAACCCCGTCGACGGTCTCTCCGACCTGCGCCCCTCGGACCAGCGGCGCGGCGACGCCCTGGTGGAGGCGTGCCGGCGCTCGACGGCGGCGGGGGTGAGGCGCCGGCGCAGACCAAGGCACAGGTCTTCGTGA
- a CDS encoding alpha/beta fold hydrolase gives MDRTSVVEVGGIAQFIREIGPDEGASPPLVVIHGGPDWDHTYLLPGLMPVSLHRHVILFDMRGCGRSTRGLGPDGYQPEFVVEDLSQLIQALGHHTVDLLGFSTGGQVAQLFVESHRRLVRRLILASTTAYAGGDHYLVGWQEYERRLQIRAPRPAWAECRHGEGDRGVRGTVQWALDAAPIAIWDLDRLDEYLALLEGVTFSGEWLGPFREGRLHAWRPTNPEQALRDFVGPILILHGAQDMGFPVQVAQRLHAAVPATSLRVLDQAGHMAHFDQPQAWSSAVLDFLGG, from the coding sequence GTGGACCGCACGAGCGTCGTCGAGGTGGGTGGCATTGCACAGTTCATCCGAGAGATAGGACCAGATGAGGGCGCTTCGCCGCCGCTGGTGGTCATTCACGGCGGGCCGGACTGGGACCACACCTACCTGCTGCCGGGCCTCATGCCGGTTTCCCTGCACCGTCACGTGATCCTGTTCGACATGCGCGGCTGTGGCCGCAGTACTCGTGGTCTGGGCCCAGACGGTTACCAACCTGAGTTCGTGGTGGAGGATCTCTCGCAGCTGATCCAGGCCCTCGGTCACCACACCGTTGACCTGCTCGGCTTTTCCACCGGCGGTCAGGTAGCGCAGTTGTTCGTCGAGTCCCATCGCAGGCTCGTTCGACGGCTGATCCTTGCGTCCACCACCGCATATGCCGGCGGGGACCACTACCTCGTCGGTTGGCAGGAATACGAGCGCAGACTGCAGATTCGGGCCCCGCGGCCGGCCTGGGCGGAGTGTCGACACGGTGAGGGCGACAGGGGCGTCCGTGGAACGGTGCAATGGGCCCTTGACGCGGCTCCCATCGCGATTTGGGACCTTGACCGCTTGGATGAGTACTTGGCGCTGCTGGAAGGAGTGACCTTCTCCGGCGAATGGCTGGGGCCATTCCGTGAAGGCCGCCTACACGCCTGGCGGCCGACCAACCCAGAGCAAGCCCTGCGTGATTTCGTCGGGCCCATCCTCATCCTGCACGGCGCACAGGACATGGGGTTTCCCGTGCAGGTGGCACAGCGACTGCATGCTGCGGTTCCGGCCACGTCCCTCCGGGTCCTCGACCAAGCGGGCCACATGGCCCATTTCGACCAGCCACAGGCCTGGTCGTCGGCGGTGCTTGACTTCCTCGGCGGGTGA
- a CDS encoding maleylpyruvate isomerase N-terminal domain-containing protein, which translates to MTHREAFVEAARAAQSLLAHPEVAERWSQPSACEGFTVGGLAAHLATQVLKVPDVLASESGADAPKTLLGHYASVAWVGAELESDINVGIRDEGEALAADGAQALAGQVADVTEKLSALLAAQPADRVVVLPWVGWSLALDDYLTTRMMEIAVHRDDLAVSVGVEVGDLPEAVFGPVLDLLARLAARRHGQTAMLRALARAERAPERINAL; encoded by the coding sequence ATGACACATCGTGAGGCCTTCGTCGAGGCCGCCCGGGCCGCGCAGTCCCTGCTGGCACATCCCGAGGTCGCGGAGCGCTGGTCGCAGCCGAGCGCCTGCGAGGGGTTCACCGTCGGTGGCCTCGCCGCCCACCTGGCCACCCAGGTCCTCAAGGTTCCTGATGTCCTGGCCAGTGAGAGCGGCGCCGACGCGCCCAAGACGCTGCTCGGGCACTACGCCAGCGTCGCGTGGGTCGGCGCCGAGCTCGAGTCCGACATCAACGTCGGCATCCGGGACGAGGGAGAGGCCCTGGCCGCGGACGGGGCGCAGGCCCTTGCTGGGCAGGTGGCGGACGTGACCGAGAAGCTGTCCGCGCTGCTGGCCGCGCAGCCGGCCGACCGTGTCGTGGTGCTGCCCTGGGTCGGCTGGTCGCTGGCCCTGGACGACTACCTCACGACCCGGATGATGGAGATCGCGGTCCACCGCGACGACCTGGCCGTGAGCGTGGGGGTCGAGGTGGGCGACCTGCCCGAGGCGGTCTTCGGGCCGGTGCTCGACCTGCTGGCCCGCCTGGCGGCGCGCCGTCACGGCCAGACCGCGATGCTGCGGGCCCTGGCCCGCGCCGAGCGCGCCCCGGAGCGCATCAACGCACTCTGA